The genomic segment TTCGACGTCGAGACGCTCCGGGGTGACCCCGGCGGACGAGATGGGCACAAATTCGCAGCGCGCGCGCGGGCTGGCTTCATGGATCATGCGCGCCACCAGTTCCTTTCCCGACCCGGCGGGCCCGGAGATCATGATGCGCGAATTGGCCGGCGCGACCTTGGCGATGGTGGTGCGCAGAAGCTGCGCCGCCGCCGAATTGCCGATCAGCCCATCCGGCACCACGGCCTGACCGCGCAGGCGACGATTTTCACGGCGCAGGGACGCCAGTTCAAGCGCTCTCTGAACCACCATGATCAAGCGTTCGGTTTTAAACGGCTTTTCGATAAAGTCGTAAGCGCCGCGTTTGATGGCCGAAACGGCGGTTTCGATGGTACCGTGGCCCGAAATCATGATGGCCGGGATATCCGGGTCCAGTTCGCGAATGACATCGAGCAGTTCCAGCCCGTCCAGCCCACCGCCCTGCATCCAGATATCGAGCACGCACAAGGACGGCTTGCGCGCCTTGATCGCCCGCAACGCCGCACCGGAATCGGCGGCCGTTCTGACCGAGTAGCCTTCGTCTTCGAGGATGCCCGCGATCAGTTCGCGGATATCGGCCTCGTCATCGACCACCAGAATATCTACGCCAGATGATACCTTCATCACACCCTCATCAGTCTTGCCCCGCTATCGGGAGCTTCATTGGTTTGAGCCGGAGCCTGGGTCTTGGGTAACCGCAATATGGCCCGTGCCCCGCTCAGATGGACGGCGTCCGCCAGATAGAATTCGCCGCCATGATCTTCGAGAATACGCTTGACGATGGCGAGGCCGAGCCCCGTCCCCTTTTCGCGCGTGGTTACATAGGGTTCGGTCAGACGGTCGCGGTCCTTGTCCGGCAAACCGATACCGTCATCCTCTATTTCGATCGTCAGGAACCCGTCACTCAGATGCATTTCAACCCGCATCTGACCGCCTTCCCCGCCGCCATTGACCATATGGCGCGAGACGATGGCCTCTCCGCCATTTTTGAGCACATTGCCCAGCGCCTGCGACAGAAGGCGACCGTCGCAGACGACGGTGACCTCCGGCAAAGGCTCGACAATGTCGATCTGCACATCCGGCTTGGCCACGCGCTGCGAAAAGACCATCTGGCGCACAAGTTCCGCCGCGTCTTCTTCAGCAAAGTTCGGCACCGGCATCCGCGCAAAAGCCGAAAACTCATCGACCATGCGGCCTATATCGCCCACCTGCCGTACAATCGTGTCGGTCAGGCGATCGAAGGTTTCGCCATCGGTTTCGATCTGTGAACGGTATTTGCGTTTCAGGCGTTCCGCCGACAACTGGATCGGGGTCAGGGGATTTTTGATTTCATGCGCGATGCGGCGCGCCACATCCTTCCAGGCGGCGTTACGCTGGGCGGCCACAAGGCGTGTAATATCGTCGAAGGTCAGAACCGCGCCGCCTGTATCCAGCGATGAGGCGCGCACGCGCACGCGGCGCGTATCGCCCTTACGCACCAGATCGACCTCGGCCTCCTCGACCTTGTGCGGCGTTACCTTATCGAGAAGCTCGCAGATTTCCGGGGCCAGTTCGCGGATATGCTGTCCGAACGACTCTTCGGTGGGGATCGACAGAAAGTGAGCGGCGTGCCGGTTGATAGCCGAAATCTGCTCGTCTTCGTCGATACCGATAATCCCCGCCGAAATTTCCGACAGCACGGTTTCGATGAAGCGGCGGCGTTCTTCGGCCTCTTCATTGGCCGATTTCAGAGCTGCCTGCTGGCTTTGCAGGTCGCTGGTCATGCGGTTGAAGGCGCGCGACAGAATGGCGATGTCTTCGGACTGCTTGTCGGTCAAGACGCGCGCATTGAGGTCGCCCGACGCCACCTTGTCCGCCGCCTGCACCAGCCGGGCGACGGGCACGGCGATGGAGTCCGCCGCCGAGGTGCCGACCCAGATGGCGCCGATCAGGACGAGCAGCACGGTTTCCATATAGGCCAGCGCAAACACGCCCTGAACGCGGACCGAATTGCGGGCGGATTCCCGAAGCGCATCAATGGCTTCCTTGGCGCTTTGCACCTTGGGCACGATGCCGGGCGTCAGGGTTTTGACCGCATAAAGCTTGGCCCCGTTGTAGCCCTGTAGCGGATAGATCATGCGGATCGTGTCCGGTGCCGCAAACAGACCGCCACCGATATCGCCTTCATTGGCTGTATCTATGGCCACCTGATTGGGCGCCAGATAGGGCGGCGCGCCGGGGTTTTCCGCCCGCGCCAGCACCTGCCCGCTGTCGTCGATAATATAGACGGCCGCCAGTTCCCCGCGGATCGAAATCAGTTCACGCAGGGCCTGCGAAAAGCTGAGGCGTTCCGAAAACATGCGGATCAGTTCAGGGCGTTGCAGATCACGCGCGATGTCGGTCAGCGTATCGCGCGCCGTATTGGTCTGGGTTTCGATAAAGGCGGCCCCGATGTCGGCGCTGTTTTCCACCGACGACTGCACCCGCGCTGAAAACCACGTTTCCACGCCGCGATTGACCAGCACACCGAAGAAGAGAGCCACGACGAAGGCCGGCGTTACCGCCGCCAGAGCGAACAGGGTCACAAAGCGCACATGCAGGCGCGTCCCTGCATCCTTGGCCCGTGAGCGCGCCAGTTGCAGCACCCGTCGCAATACGAAGAAGCTCAGGCCTAGCAGCAGCGCCAGGTTCAGACACACAAGGCTGAACAGAAAGACGCTCGATGGCCCCAGCGGCCCGGCACCCGGCGCCGCAATGATGATCCAGATGATGAAGGCCGTCATCAGGGCCGACAGGCCATAGGCACTGACCATAGCCAGACGGCCACGGCTGGCATTTTTCAGCCCCCGCGTCATTCGGGCCCATGATAGGCCGAAGCGC from the Asticcacaulis excentricus genome contains:
- a CDS encoding sensor histidine kinase NtrY-like, with translation MTRGLKNASRGRLAMVSAYGLSALMTAFIIWIIIAAPGAGPLGPSSVFLFSLVCLNLALLLGLSFFVLRRVLQLARSRAKDAGTRLHVRFVTLFALAAVTPAFVVALFFGVLVNRGVETWFSARVQSSVENSADIGAAFIETQTNTARDTLTDIARDLQRPELIRMFSERLSFSQALRELISIRGELAAVYIIDDSGQVLARAENPGAPPYLAPNQVAIDTANEGDIGGGLFAAPDTIRMIYPLQGYNGAKLYAVKTLTPGIVPKVQSAKEAIDALRESARNSVRVQGVFALAYMETVLLVLIGAIWVGTSAADSIAVPVARLVQAADKVASGDLNARVLTDKQSEDIAILSRAFNRMTSDLQSQQAALKSANEEAEERRRFIETVLSEISAGIIGIDEDEQISAINRHAAHFLSIPTEESFGQHIRELAPEICELLDKVTPHKVEEAEVDLVRKGDTRRVRVRASSLDTGGAVLTFDDITRLVAAQRNAAWKDVARRIAHEIKNPLTPIQLSAERLKRKYRSQIETDGETFDRLTDTIVRQVGDIGRMVDEFSAFARMPVPNFAEEDAAELVRQMVFSQRVAKPDVQIDIVEPLPEVTVVCDGRLLSQALGNVLKNGGEAIVSRHMVNGGGEGGQMRVEMHLSDGFLTIEIEDDGIGLPDKDRDRLTEPYVTTREKGTGLGLAIVKRILEDHGGEFYLADAVHLSGARAILRLPKTQAPAQTNEAPDSGARLMRV